Proteins from one Flavobacterium sp. N2038 genomic window:
- a CDS encoding TonB-dependent siderophore receptor — protein MRNSLLLALSFISFATYSQDYTSADNTTTLNDTVKNKKGEILNEVIVTKTKEPKPVTAVRSGLKPMDNPQSIQVIGSEVIEQQQAIRLSEVLKNANGVYVGSARGGAQESFFSRGYDMSANNMFKNGFRYNSGSIPDVSGLDKVEFLKGSSALLFGNVAPGGILNLVTKTPSFTSGGEISMQMGSYAYYKPAFDFYGPLSKSIAFRINGSYENSESFRDVVKNERLYVNPSLLFIVNPRTQITVQGDYLTADWTPDFGTGIIGKEILDLPRNAFFGSLWSNGTTKSSSASVLLNHDFNKNWKLNFNSSYQTYNRTQKSTAQLSGLDDTKIYPTPGYWNRGLTQGKNLEQILGDQLSLQGNFNTGSVKHQIFTGVDWENSFATAYTYAFSEEKVKVNGKYDPSLYDTIYLYDFDPSTQRNDIPNARATQIGKTETNRFGVYFQDLISVTDKFKVLAGIRWSWQEAEVTTYKETSTGAGNPEKAVPTVTPKRLDNAFSPKVGLVYQPLKDMSLFASYSSSFTPNTGTTIDLQPLEASIIDQYEAGIKKDFWNGALSTNVTVYQITNSNLAQTAEFLADGTTLNTDTTKKTLGGGTKSKGVEIDITAKPVEGLSIIGGYSYNDMRYTNTSGTNGSFVEGDRVARTPVNTANLSFFYTLPSGVLKGLSFGAIGNYIGDRLGGWNDDYLWTENKPTTNPKTYTVTIRDRDIPLEGYVTIDASVGYTWRKFSILCKLSNITNELNYTVHENYSVNPIAPRQVMTSLRYKF, from the coding sequence ATGAGAAATAGTTTACTACTTGCTTTGTCTTTTATAAGCTTTGCAACTTATAGTCAAGACTATACAAGTGCTGACAATACCACAACTCTTAATGACACGGTAAAAAATAAAAAAGGAGAAATCCTAAACGAAGTAATTGTTACTAAGACTAAAGAGCCTAAACCAGTAACCGCAGTGCGCTCAGGTTTAAAACCAATGGATAACCCTCAATCTATTCAGGTTATTGGTTCAGAAGTTATCGAGCAACAACAGGCTATTAGATTAAGTGAAGTATTAAAAAATGCTAATGGTGTCTATGTGGGTTCTGCGCGTGGTGGTGCTCAGGAATCATTTTTCTCAAGAGGATATGATATGTCTGCCAACAATATGTTTAAAAATGGGTTCCGCTATAATTCAGGCTCTATTCCCGATGTTTCAGGTTTAGACAAAGTAGAGTTTCTTAAAGGAAGTTCCGCTTTATTGTTTGGAAACGTAGCTCCGGGAGGTATTTTAAATTTGGTAACAAAAACTCCATCTTTTACGAGCGGTGGTGAGATCTCAATGCAAATGGGAAGCTATGCTTATTACAAACCTGCATTTGATTTTTATGGCCCTCTTTCTAAATCTATTGCATTTAGAATTAATGGTTCTTATGAGAATTCAGAAAGCTTCAGAGATGTTGTAAAAAACGAACGTTTATATGTAAACCCATCTTTACTTTTCATCGTTAACCCAAGAACACAAATTACAGTTCAGGGAGATTACTTAACTGCAGACTGGACACCTGATTTTGGAACAGGGATCATCGGAAAAGAAATTTTAGATTTACCTCGTAATGCTTTTTTTGGATCGCTTTGGTCAAACGGTACTACTAAATCTTCAAGTGCATCGGTATTATTAAATCACGATTTTAATAAAAACTGGAAACTTAATTTCAATAGTTCTTATCAAACATACAATAGAACACAAAAATCTACTGCTCAACTATCAGGTTTAGATGACACCAAAATATATCCAACTCCAGGTTACTGGAACAGAGGATTAACCCAAGGGAAGAACTTAGAGCAAATTTTAGGAGATCAATTAAGCTTACAAGGAAACTTTAATACCGGATCTGTAAAACATCAAATTTTCACAGGTGTAGATTGGGAAAACTCATTTGCAACTGCTTATACATATGCTTTTAGCGAAGAAAAAGTAAAAGTAAACGGTAAGTATGATCCTAGTCTTTATGACACGATTTATCTTTATGATTTTGATCCTTCAACACAAAGAAATGATATTCCAAATGCAAGAGCAACACAAATAGGAAAAACTGAAACCAATCGTTTTGGAGTTTATTTTCAGGACTTAATTTCAGTTACAGATAAATTTAAAGTACTTGCCGGAATTCGTTGGTCATGGCAAGAAGCTGAAGTAACAACTTATAAAGAAACTTCTACTGGAGCAGGAAATCCTGAAAAGGCAGTACCAACTGTTACACCAAAGCGTTTAGACAATGCGTTTTCTCCTAAAGTTGGATTAGTATATCAGCCTTTAAAAGACATGTCATTATTTGCTAGTTATTCTAGTTCATTTACACCAAATACAGGAACAACAATTGACTTGCAACCATTGGAAGCTTCTATTATTGATCAATACGAGGCCGGAATCAAAAAAGATTTCTGGAATGGTGCTTTAAGTACAAATGTAACAGTTTACCAAATTACAAATAGCAATTTAGCGCAAACTGCAGAATTTCTGGCAGATGGGACCACTTTAAATACAGATACAACCAAAAAGACTTTGGGTGGTGGAACAAAAAGTAAAGGAGTTGAAATTGATATTACTGCAAAACCTGTTGAAGGATTAAGCATCATTGGAGGTTACAGCTACAACGATATGCGTTACACTAATACATCTGGGACTAACGGAAGTTTTGTTGAAGGAGACCGTGTAGCGAGAACACCAGTAAATACAGCTAATTTAAGTTTCTTCTATACTTTACCTTCAGGAGTTTTAAAAGGACTTTCTTTTGGAGCAATCGGAAACTATATTGGAGATCGTTTAGGCGGATGGAATGATGATTACTTATGGACAGAAAACAAACCTACAACTAATCCAAAAACGTATACTGTAACTATCAGAGATCGTGATATTCCGTTAGAAGGTTATGTAACAATTGATGCCTCTGTTGGATATACGTGGAGAAAATTCTCTATTCTTTGTAAATTATCAAACATTACAAACGAATTAAACTATACAGTTCACGAAAATTATAGTGTGAACCCAATCGCGCCACGTCAGGTTATGACAAGTTTGCGATATAAATTCTAA
- a CDS encoding APC family permease has protein sequence MSNSAKNQLTKSLGFSFNIAVLIGGTIGVGILRTPGTIAEMLHNYWLIIASWLFGGLYVLLGANSYSELATMLPKAGGSYNYIKRALGDYAGFLSGWYDYIVNAIPPAFYCIVISEYTIILFPDLSPYSTVISISLLAAFVLLHLSGVKNGSIIQQITSFLKVICFVALVVACFMYSGADVPKIKTDSSVFQIGIIFGFFKSLQLIIGTYNGWNGVCFFAEENEDPGKNIPKSLYSGVLLVIAIYVLVNAAFFHVLPIETIAKSNLAAADVAKILFGENGAKIVTVISIFSLISILNAFMMIPPRILYGLSRDGFFIEKGTTVNKGGTPIVALLISSLFSLFLICIGSFEVLFSFAAFISIIVWGLAYYSLLKLRTKEPDLPRPYRSFWYPWTTIFAIIASIALLMGFIYSDPKSFIIIAGITMISYPLFLTLRKRK, from the coding sequence ATGTCAAATTCTGCCAAAAACCAATTAACGAAAAGTCTGGGCTTCAGTTTTAATATTGCTGTCTTAATTGGAGGAACAATTGGAGTCGGAATATTAAGAACACCAGGAACTATTGCAGAAATGCTCCATAATTACTGGCTTATTATTGCGTCATGGCTTTTTGGTGGTTTGTATGTTTTGCTGGGTGCCAATTCCTACTCAGAATTAGCTACAATGTTACCTAAAGCGGGAGGATCTTACAATTATATCAAAAGAGCTTTAGGAGATTATGCAGGATTTTTATCTGGTTGGTATGATTATATTGTCAATGCCATTCCGCCTGCATTTTACTGCATCGTAATTAGTGAATATACTATTATTTTATTTCCTGATCTTTCCCCTTATTCGACTGTAATATCAATTTCTTTATTAGCAGCATTTGTATTACTGCATTTAAGCGGCGTAAAAAACGGAAGTATTATTCAGCAAATTACCAGCTTCTTAAAAGTGATTTGTTTCGTGGCATTGGTAGTGGCCTGCTTTATGTATTCTGGTGCCGATGTACCAAAAATTAAAACGGATAGTTCTGTCTTTCAAATCGGGATTATATTTGGATTCTTTAAATCTTTACAACTTATTATCGGAACTTATAATGGATGGAACGGCGTTTGCTTTTTTGCTGAAGAAAATGAAGATCCTGGTAAAAACATTCCGAAATCCTTGTACAGTGGTGTTTTATTGGTTATCGCTATTTATGTTTTGGTAAATGCAGCCTTTTTTCACGTGTTGCCAATTGAGACAATAGCAAAATCAAATCTTGCTGCTGCAGATGTTGCAAAAATTCTCTTTGGAGAAAATGGAGCTAAAATCGTAACCGTGATTTCTATTTTCTCTTTAATTAGTATCCTGAATGCTTTTATGATGATTCCGCCAAGAATTCTTTACGGATTAAGTCGTGACGGATTTTTTATCGAAAAAGGAACTACTGTAAATAAAGGCGGAACACCAATTGTTGCGCTTTTGATTTCATCGCTTTTTAGTCTGTTTTTGATTTGTATTGGTTCTTTTGAAGTCTTGTTTTCATTCGCTGCTTTTATCTCAATCATTGTTTGGGGACTTGCCTATTATTCTCTTTTAAAACTAAGAACCAAAGAACCGGATTTACCCAGACCTTATCGCTCTTTTTGGTATCCCTGGACCACAATATTTGCCATAATTGCTTCTATCGCATTGTTAATGGGGTTTATATACAGCGATCCTAAAAGTTTTATAATCATTGCAGGAATTACAATGATTTCTTATCCCTTGTTTTTGACTTTAAGAAAAAGAAAGTAA
- a CDS encoding GyrI-like domain-containing protein, translated as MLKALNNDFVVPKLEALWSFDNEKYASVSMDEAPLKIPRNEWNYRIMIRMPDFVTKEQTKGAIDIAVNKKQNELAQKIEFYEMTEGKVIQILHIGPFDNEPQTLKKILKFSTENNLQQNGLHHEIYLSDFRKTAPDKLKTILREPVK; from the coding sequence ATGCTTAAAGCACTAAATAATGATTTTGTGGTTCCAAAACTGGAAGCTTTATGGAGTTTTGATAATGAAAAATATGCATCTGTTTCGATGGATGAAGCTCCATTAAAGATACCCCGAAACGAGTGGAATTACAGAATCATGATTAGAATGCCGGATTTTGTAACTAAAGAGCAAACTAAGGGAGCCATAGATATTGCTGTCAACAAAAAACAAAATGAATTAGCCCAAAAAATTGAATTCTACGAAATGACAGAAGGCAAAGTCATTCAGATTCTTCATATTGGACCTTTTGATAATGAACCGCAAACACTGAAAAAAATTCTGAAGTTTAGTACTGAAAATAATTTACAGCAAAACGGATTGCACCATGAAATTTATTTATCAGACTTTCGAAAAACAGCTCCCGATAAATTAAAAACTATACTGAGAGAGCCTGTAAAATAA